In Ochrobactrum vermis, the following proteins share a genomic window:
- a CDS encoding dihydrofolate reductase, with the protein MQEPIVSIIVAAAENGVIGRDNDMPWRLSTDLKRFKALTLGKPVIMGRRTWESIGRPLPERPNIVVTRDSGFQIEGASIAGSLEDAIALGRRLAVDMGAGEVCIIGGGKIYAQALPLADQIHLTRVLAKIDGDTHFPEIDPKLWHVVSQEDVPAGEKDSHPTCYFVYEKRAV; encoded by the coding sequence ATACAAGAACCGATAGTTTCGATCATTGTTGCTGCCGCCGAAAACGGTGTTATCGGGCGTGATAATGACATGCCGTGGCGGCTTTCAACCGATCTCAAGCGCTTCAAGGCGCTGACGCTCGGCAAGCCGGTTATCATGGGGCGACGGACCTGGGAATCCATCGGGCGGCCCCTGCCGGAACGGCCCAACATCGTGGTGACAAGGGACAGCGGATTTCAGATTGAAGGTGCGAGCATTGCCGGTTCTCTCGAGGATGCAATCGCGCTCGGGCGAAGGCTGGCTGTTGACATGGGTGCAGGGGAAGTTTGCATTATAGGCGGCGGGAAGATTTATGCGCAGGCTTTGCCTCTCGCGGACCAAATTCACCTGACCCGTGTTCTAGCCAAGATCGACGGAGACACACACTTTCCAGAAATCGATCCGAAACTGTGGCACGTCGTTTCGCAGGAGGATGTGCCCGCCGGAGAGAAGGATAGCCATCCAACGTGCTATTTCGTGTACGAAAAACGTGCTGTGTAA
- a CDS encoding Do family serine endopeptidase, protein MAIAPKAGLVRTLFATVALGAMTVAGTLSVGTPPAIAAQGPASVADLAEGLLDAVVNISTSQTVKEDGEGEGAVPMPQVPEGSPFQEYFKDFFGDKEGAQGDESRKVQSLGSGFVIDAEKGFIVTNNHVIADADEIEVNFNDGSKLKAELVGKDIKTDLAILKVDPSKHKLKAVQFGNSEKARIGDWVLAIGNPFGLGGTVTAGIISARKRDINSGPYDDFIQTDAAINRGNSGGPLFDMDGKVIGINTAIISPSGGSIGIGFAIPAEMAVGVIDQLKEFGEVRRGWLGVRIQPVTEDIAQSLGLKEAKGALIAGLIENSGVDNKAIEAGDIVIRYEGKPVDKARDLPRLVAETPVGKDVEIVVVRQGEEKTIKVKLGRLVEDDKSTEAATEDQAPVPEGEGGDEGTQTPDTPKKEQKSDAAPSVLGMKLSELNDDIRGEFGIAEDVEGVAVLYVSPGSAAGEKRIETGDVIVDIGQVTVKSPDDVKKRIDALRREGRKNALLMLASRSGELRFVTVRIN, encoded by the coding sequence ATGGCAATTGCACCAAAGGCGGGATTAGTTCGCACCCTTTTCGCAACGGTGGCATTGGGGGCGATGACCGTCGCTGGCACTCTTTCGGTAGGAACGCCTCCGGCAATCGCAGCTCAGGGACCGGCTTCAGTTGCCGATCTGGCTGAAGGGCTGCTTGATGCGGTCGTGAACATATCGACCTCGCAAACCGTCAAGGAAGATGGAGAAGGTGAAGGCGCGGTTCCGATGCCGCAGGTGCCTGAGGGCTCTCCATTCCAGGAATACTTCAAAGACTTCTTCGGTGACAAGGAAGGTGCGCAGGGCGACGAATCGCGCAAGGTCCAGTCGTTGGGGTCCGGCTTCGTCATCGATGCCGAAAAGGGCTTCATCGTCACCAACAATCACGTTATTGCGGATGCGGATGAGATCGAGGTCAATTTCAACGATGGTTCCAAGCTGAAAGCCGAACTGGTTGGAAAAGACATCAAGACCGATCTGGCAATCCTCAAGGTAGACCCGTCCAAGCACAAGCTGAAGGCCGTACAGTTCGGCAATTCGGAAAAAGCGCGTATCGGCGATTGGGTGCTTGCAATCGGCAATCCCTTCGGGCTCGGTGGAACCGTAACTGCTGGCATCATCTCGGCCCGCAAGCGTGACATCAATTCCGGTCCCTATGACGACTTCATCCAGACTGATGCGGCCATCAATCGGGGTAATTCCGGTGGCCCGCTGTTTGACATGGACGGCAAGGTGATCGGCATCAACACGGCGATCATTTCGCCATCGGGCGGTTCTATCGGTATCGGCTTTGCCATCCCTGCTGAAATGGCAGTGGGTGTTATCGATCAGCTCAAGGAGTTCGGCGAGGTTCGCCGTGGCTGGCTCGGCGTACGCATCCAGCCGGTAACCGAGGATATCGCCCAGAGCCTTGGACTGAAGGAAGCCAAGGGCGCACTGATTGCCGGGCTGATCGAAAACTCCGGCGTTGACAACAAGGCCATTGAAGCTGGTGACATCGTGATCCGCTATGAAGGCAAGCCCGTCGACAAGGCTCGCGATCTGCCGCGACTGGTTGCGGAAACCCCGGTCGGCAAGGACGTCGAGATCGTTGTGGTTCGTCAGGGCGAGGAAAAGACCATTAAAGTGAAACTCGGACGTCTGGTCGAGGACGACAAGAGTACCGAGGCCGCGACGGAGGATCAGGCGCCGGTTCCCGAAGGTGAGGGCGGTGATGAAGGCACGCAAACACCGGATACACCGAAAAAGGAACAGAAGAGCGACGCCGCCCCAAGCGTGCTTGGAATGAAACTCAGCGAACTGAATGACGATATTCGTGGCGAGTTTGGCATCGCCGAGGATGTGGAGGGCGTTGCGGTTCTTTACGTCTCCCCTGGCTCCGCTGCCGGCGAGAAGCGTATCGAAACCGGTGATGTTATAGTCGATATCGGTCAGGTAACTGTTAAGTCACCGGACGATGTGAAAAAGCGCATCGATGCGCTGCGTCGCGAAGGGCGCAAGAATGCTCTTCTGATGCTGGCTTCCCGGTCGGGAGAACTGCGTTTTGTAACTGTCCGGATCAATTGA
- the hflK gene encoding FtsH protease activity modulator HflK: MPWSNQNGGGGPWGGGGDNNNNNNNGGPWGQGPKGPRGGGQNTPPDLEDILRKGQDRLKQVFPGGGGKGGSNRGVLFLIGAAVLGFWLYQSIYTVQPDELAVELRFGKPKAEVSGPGLHFHWWPIETYEKAQIVEKQINIGGQGNRSATQGLMLTGDQNIVNVQFSVLYRVSDPQAYLFNVDNPDAMVQQVSESAIREIVGRRPAQDVFRDNRSAIAASVRDIVQQTLDTYKTGIQVNAVSIEDAAPPREVADAFDEVQRAEQDEDRFVEESNQYSNQKLGQARGEAAQLREEAAAYKNRVVQDAEGEAQRFSSVLGEYQKAPEVTRNRLFLETMEQVLKGTKKVIVEPGKDVVPYLPLNELMRQQPRPGVNATTTTPSGGAQ; this comes from the coding sequence ATGCCCTGGAGTAATCAGAATGGTGGCGGCGGCCCATGGGGCGGCGGCGGCGATAACAACAATAACAACAATAACGGTGGCCCCTGGGGACAAGGACCCAAGGGCCCACGTGGCGGCGGCCAGAACACACCACCTGATCTCGAAGATATTCTGCGTAAAGGACAAGATCGTCTGAAGCAGGTCTTCCCCGGTGGTGGTGGCAAGGGCGGCAGCAATCGCGGCGTTCTTTTCCTCATCGGCGCGGCCGTTTTGGGTTTTTGGCTTTATCAGTCCATCTACACCGTGCAGCCTGATGAACTCGCCGTCGAACTGCGTTTTGGCAAGCCGAAGGCAGAAGTGTCCGGTCCTGGCCTACATTTCCATTGGTGGCCGATCGAAACCTATGAAAAGGCGCAGATTGTCGAGAAGCAGATCAATATTGGCGGGCAGGGCAACCGGAGCGCGACGCAGGGCCTCATGCTGACCGGCGACCAGAACATCGTCAACGTTCAGTTTTCGGTTCTTTACCGCGTATCGGATCCGCAGGCGTATCTGTTTAACGTCGATAATCCCGATGCGATGGTGCAGCAGGTTTCCGAAAGCGCGATCCGCGAAATCGTCGGTCGTCGCCCGGCTCAGGACGTTTTCCGCGACAACCGTTCGGCCATTGCAGCGAGCGTACGCGATATCGTTCAGCAGACGCTTGACACCTACAAGACGGGTATCCAGGTCAACGCCGTATCCATCGAAGATGCAGCGCCGCCGCGTGAAGTGGCCGATGCCTTCGACGAAGTTCAGCGTGCCGAACAGGACGAAGATCGTTTCGTAGAAGAATCGAACCAGTATTCGAACCAGAAGCTCGGTCAGGCCCGCGGTGAAGCAGCCCAGCTTCGTGAAGAAGCAGCCGCTTACAAGAACCGTGTCGTTCAGGACGCGGAAGGTGAGGCGCAGCGTTTCAGCTCCGTTCTGGGTGAATACCAGAAGGCGCCGGAAGTGACGCGCAATCGTCTGTTCCTCGAAACGATGGAACAGGTGCTGAAGGGTACCAAGAAAGTTATTGTCGAACCTGGAAAGGATGTCGTGCCTTACCTGCCGCTGAACGAACTCATGCGCCAGCAGCCACGCCCCGGTGTGAATGCGACCACGACGACCCCGAGCGGAGGTGCCCAGTAA
- a CDS encoding DUF2065 domain-containing protein: MSDFLAAVGLLFVLEGLLYGGFPFLAKKLAREASETPENMLRIAGIAALAIGVGIVWLVRG, from the coding sequence ATGAGCGATTTTCTAGCCGCCGTAGGTCTTCTCTTCGTTCTCGAAGGGCTGCTCTACGGCGGCTTTCCTTTTTTGGCGAAGAAGCTTGCCCGCGAGGCAAGCGAGACGCCCGAAAACATGTTACGCATTGCCGGGATTGCGGCGCTTGCAATCGGCGTTGGCATTGTCTGGCTTGTCAGGGGATAA
- the hflC gene encoding protease modulator HflC yields MAQNRLPIIGGIIAVIAFLIYSATFIVSERQQAIVLRFGQIVDVKTEPGIYFKLPFGFLDADTVQLIDDRLLRFDLDDIRVQVSGGKFYDVDAFLVYRITDARKFRETVSGSTLLAEQRLRTRLDAALRSVYGQRGFEAALSEERGDMMREVRDQLRPDATSLGLTIADVRIRRTDLTAEVSQQTYDRMKAERLAEAERLRARGREAAQRIRAVADRQVVETIAEARKESEILRGEGDAQRSEIFAGSAGKDPGFFAFYRSMSAYREALETPDTTLVLSPDSEFFKFFRDAGGKLATPAQ; encoded by the coding sequence ATGGCTCAGAACAGACTTCCAATCATTGGCGGTATCATCGCCGTCATCGCTTTCCTGATCTATTCCGCGACATTCATCGTTTCCGAACGTCAGCAGGCCATCGTGCTTCGCTTCGGTCAGATCGTTGATGTGAAGACGGAACCGGGCATCTATTTCAAGCTGCCTTTCGGGTTCCTTGATGCTGACACGGTGCAGTTGATCGATGATCGCCTGCTGCGCTTCGATCTGGACGATATCCGCGTTCAGGTTTCGGGCGGCAAGTTCTATGACGTCGATGCATTTCTCGTCTATCGTATCACCGATGCCCGCAAGTTCCGTGAAACCGTTTCGGGCAGCACACTGCTTGCCGAACAGCGTCTGCGCACCCGTCTCGATGCTGCGTTGCGTAGCGTTTACGGTCAGCGCGGTTTTGAAGCGGCACTTTCGGAAGAACGTGGCGACATGATGCGCGAAGTCCGGGACCAGCTTCGCCCGGATGCGACGTCACTCGGCCTTACGATTGCCGATGTGCGTATCCGTCGGACTGATCTGACGGCTGAAGTTTCGCAGCAGACCTATGACCGCATGAAGGCAGAGCGCCTCGCCGAAGCGGAGCGCCTGCGCGCCCGTGGCCGTGAAGCCGCCCAGCGTATTCGTGCTGTCGCCGATCGTCAGGTCGTGGAAACGATCGCTGAAGCGCGCAAGGAATCGGAAATCCTTCGCGGTGAAGGCGACGCCCAGCGCAGTGAAATCTTCGCCGGGTCTGCAGGCAAGGACCCTGGTTTCTTTGCCTTCTATCGTTCGATGTCCGCTTACCGTGAAGCGCTTGAAACACCGGATACAACGCTGGTTCTTTCGCCGGACTCGGAGTTCTTCAAGTTCTTCCGTGATGCTGGCGGCAAGCTGGCAACGCCTGCCCAGTAA